In Raphanus sativus cultivar WK10039 chromosome 5, ASM80110v3, whole genome shotgun sequence, the following proteins share a genomic window:
- the LOC108862660 gene encoding cysteine-tryptophan domain-containing zinc finger protein 3 isoform X2 — MEMEEDEEESTHSYVSCVDPDVALSYIDEKLENVLGHFQKDFEGGVSAENLGSKYGGYGSFLSMYQRSPVCKSPPQVQNQVVGQSKCSASSAASGSTSKPPPPPPPASDVLAKMKNLVKSSSDSKQKPVTKTSPSPSSSSAAPPSNHKTFKLRIKVGSSDLSLKNVSTYDSKQGLNMPPSEVEGRLLNGVHDSPTKILMAMVSFPLHKDQLLSPLSDDLIQLGKKGNITKDAQKCVKKEKLKYVPPSNRLDGSHIGFDTEKEADKESCEELVSKTMKLPLLSCLSPPSSIHRAKEIDKISDSYVEGTLRGMNNTDLDATSMGSKPELKDDVEGTESVNTRKDVEEGEAVKPSGIEHVDYSSVVTVGKSETRSEEQSLKSKLPKAQKSQSKNSLKGKDAAVNITNTNVPDKLQEDIGGSKEQEQSVLVPKAKKEKLSEESALKESFNSVRNVEEAWKCEPDSKHPIKSSDLYKDGHNSKQSVKSEVKNKHFVEGGMKNVGMEPERELCKKPKTGKSRFSAVDQPGSNKAMKDIGKASPHEDRKRKRKENKESGDCMREATVMESSGEKVRKQKRLKGSSCDVKELPESCDRDRVVTQGNDRDSVQEAKGSLADSLAPSALDPRELKSERISEQDEPNDTAGDTRKRCREGEGYITMDKPGTTKKAAENFRDSKEGYCTESEPQEKNREGRSSAALKENHRGTANEVQDLGAAVEVKTKESRNKRRPARKVSMESNKEDSREHQDPINKLNTNSTDQVEVLNHGREISSAKTKVMRNDNHDVGSRNQKQNGSAHNDHVGSSPLKKEITSQAASNSIKEATDLKHIADRLKNAGNNHESIGFYFQAALKFLHGASLLESSGTETATHKSIATSKHIYGSTAKLCKFCAHEYEKDKDMGAAALAYKCMEVAYLRITYSSHGNINRYKSELEASLQVIPSGESPSFASDGENPNKTLAAEKVALSTPVRSSPKVTGNLVLSSGNNSSLSQLLTFSQNVSLAMDASRKAQTAFAVAKGKSSDTRYSSNGVTSIKRALDFSFQDMEKLVHAVRLAMESINR; from the exons ATGGAGAtggaagaagatgaggaagaaAGCACACATTCTTATGTCTCTTGCGTTGACCCTGACGTTGCTCTCTCTTATATT GATGAGAAGCTCGAGAACGTGTTAGGACATTTTCAGAAGGATTTTGAAGGTGGTGTTTCTGCTGAAAACTTGG GTTCAAAGTATGGTGGCTATGGTTCGTTTTTGTCTATGTATCAAAGATCTCCGGTTTGTAAGAGTCCACCACAAGTTCAAAACCAAGTG gtGGGTCAATCTAAGTGCTCAGCTTCATCGGCTGCATCTGGTTCCACTTCaaaacctcctcctcctcctcctcctgcctCCGATGTTTTGGCCAAGATGAAAAACTTGGTCAAATCAAGTAGTGATAGCAAACAAAAACCTGTCACCAAAacctctccttctccttcttcttcttctgctgctcCTCCATCGAATCATAAGACATTCAAACTCCGTATCAAAGTTGGTTCAAGTGATCTCTCATTGAAAAACGTTTCAACCTATGATAGTAAACAAGGCCTCAATATGCCACCATCAGAAGTTGAAGGAAGGTTACTGAATGGGGTTCATGATTCGCCGACTAAAATTCTTatg GCTATGGTGTCGTTCCCTTTGCATAAAGATCAGCTTTTGTCACCTCTCTCTGACGATCTTATTCAGTTGGGaaagaaaggaaacatcacGAAAGATGCACAAAAGTGTGTGAAGAAGGAAAAGTTAAAGTATGTGCCACCGTCAAACAGGCTTGATGGAAGTCATATTGGATTCGATACTGAAAAAGAGGCTGATAAAGAGTCATGCGAGGAGCTTGTTTCTAAGACTATGAAGCTTCCTCTTTTGTCCTGTCTATCACCGCCGTCATCTATCCACCGGGCAAAAGAGATTGATAAGATATCGGATTCTTATGTGGAGGGTACATTAAGAGGGATGAACAACACTGACCTAGATGCAACTTCGATGGGTTCAAAGCCTGAACTGAAAGATGATGTTGAGGGTACTGAAAGTGTTAACACAAGAAAAGACGTGGAAGAAGGTGAAGCAGTAAAGCCTTCAGGTATTGAACATGTAGATTACTCTTCTGTGGTAACGGTTGGTAAGAGTGAGACAAGGAGTGAAGAGCAAAGTTTGAAGTCAAAACTTCCTAAAGCACAGAAGTCGCAAAGCAAGAATAGTTTGAAAGGCAAGGATGCTGCTGTGAATATAACTAACACGAATGTACCAGATAAATTGCAAGAAGATATTGGAGGATCAAAagaacaagaacagagtgttCTGGTTCCTAAAGCTAAGAAAGAAAAGCTCTCAGAAGAAAGTGCATTGAAGGAGAGTTTCAACAGTGTTAGAAATGTTGAAGAGGCATGGAAGTGTGAACCAGATTCGAAGCATCCTATCAAGTCAAGTGACTTATATAAAGATGGACACAACAGTAAGCAGAGTGTTAAATCAGAAGTGAAAAATAAGCATTTTGTTGAAG GAGGAATGAAGAATGTGGGAATGGAACCTGAAAGAGAACTTTGTAAGAAACCAAAGACTGGAAAATCAAGATTTTCTGCTGTAGACCAACCTGGATCCAACAAAGCTATGAAGGATATTGGTAAGGCTTCCCCTCACGAAGACAGAAAGAGGAAACGAAAGGAAAACAAAGAAAGTGGAGATTGTATGAGAGAAGCCACAGTAATGGAGTCAAGTGGAGAGAAAGTTAGAAAGCAAAAGAGGCTTAAGGGTTCAAGTTGTGATGTAAAGGAGTTGCCTGAAAGTTGTGATAGGGACAGAGTAGTTACTCAGGGAAATGATAGAGATAGTGTCCAAGAAGCCAAAGGTTCGCTAGCTGACTCACTAGCTCCTTCAGCCTTAGACCCACGTGAGCTTAAATCAGAAAGAATCTCAGAGCAGGATGAACCCAATGATACTGCTGGTGATACGCGGAAAAGATGCCGAGAAGGTGAAGGTTATATCACTATGGATAAACCAGGAACAACAAAGAAGGCTGCAGAAAATTTCAGGGACAGCAAAGAAGGTTATTGCACAGAGAGTGAACCTCAAGAAAAGAATAGAGAAGGGAGGTCATCTGCAGCGTTGAAAGAGAATCACAGGGGTACAGCGAATGAAGTGCAAGATCTTGGCGCTGCTGTTgaagtaaaaacaaaagaaagcaGAAACAAGAGAAGACCTGCTAGAAAAGTGTCTATGGAGAGTAATAAAGAGGACTCAAGGGAACATCAAGATCCTATTAATAAGCTAAATACAAATAGTACAGACCAAGTTGAAGTCTTGAACCACGGCAGGGAGATATCAAGTGCAAAGACAAAGGTAATGAGAAATGATAACCATGATGTTGGTTCAAGAAACCAAAAGCAAAACGGAAGTGCACATAATGATCATGTTGGCTCAAGCCCTTTGAAAAAGGAAATTACGAGTCAGGCTGCATCCAACTCAATCAAAGAGGCTACAGACTTGAAACACATAGCTGATCGTCTTAAG AATGCTGGGAACAATCACGAGAGCATTGGTTTTTACTTTCAGGCAGCGCTTAAGTTTCTTCATGGTGCCTCCCTTTTGGAGTCCTCTGGCACTGAGACTGCCACACATAAGAGCATTGCCACATCCAAGCATATTTATGGCAGCACAGCAAAACTTTGCAA GTTCTGTGCACATGAATATGAGAAAGATAAAGATATGGGGGCTGCTGCTTTGGCTTATAAATGTATGGAAGTGGCCTATCTAAGGATAACGTATTCCTCCCATGGAAACATAAACAGATATAAATCTGAGTTAGAAGCATCTCTGCAAGTGATTCCTTCAG GTGAATCTCCTTCCTTTGCTTCTGATGGTGAAAACCCAAACAAGACATTGGCAGCTGAGAAGGTTGCCTTGTCCACCCCTGTGAGGTCATCCCCTAAAGTAACTGGAAACCTTGTTCTCTCCTCAGGAAACAATTCCTCTCTTTCACAGCTTTTGACTTTT TCGCAAAACGTAAGCCTTGCAATGGATGCATCAAGAAAAGCACAGACCGCGTTTGCAGTTGCTAAAGGAAAATCGTCTGACACCAGATACAGCAGTAATGGCGTAACATCCATCAAAAGGGCTCTTGATTTCAGTTTTCAGGATATGGAGAAGCTGGTGCATGCGGTGAGGCTTGCAATGGAATCCATAAACCGGTGA
- the LOC108862660 gene encoding cysteine-tryptophan domain-containing zinc finger protein 3 isoform X1, with the protein MISVSSSDARNEIGLGFGGIEEVDMEMEEDEEESTHSYVSCVDPDVALSYIDEKLENVLGHFQKDFEGGVSAENLGSKYGGYGSFLSMYQRSPVCKSPPQVQNQVVGQSKCSASSAASGSTSKPPPPPPPASDVLAKMKNLVKSSSDSKQKPVTKTSPSPSSSSAAPPSNHKTFKLRIKVGSSDLSLKNVSTYDSKQGLNMPPSEVEGRLLNGVHDSPTKILMAMVSFPLHKDQLLSPLSDDLIQLGKKGNITKDAQKCVKKEKLKYVPPSNRLDGSHIGFDTEKEADKESCEELVSKTMKLPLLSCLSPPSSIHRAKEIDKISDSYVEGTLRGMNNTDLDATSMGSKPELKDDVEGTESVNTRKDVEEGEAVKPSGIEHVDYSSVVTVGKSETRSEEQSLKSKLPKAQKSQSKNSLKGKDAAVNITNTNVPDKLQEDIGGSKEQEQSVLVPKAKKEKLSEESALKESFNSVRNVEEAWKCEPDSKHPIKSSDLYKDGHNSKQSVKSEVKNKHFVEGGMKNVGMEPERELCKKPKTGKSRFSAVDQPGSNKAMKDIGKASPHEDRKRKRKENKESGDCMREATVMESSGEKVRKQKRLKGSSCDVKELPESCDRDRVVTQGNDRDSVQEAKGSLADSLAPSALDPRELKSERISEQDEPNDTAGDTRKRCREGEGYITMDKPGTTKKAAENFRDSKEGYCTESEPQEKNREGRSSAALKENHRGTANEVQDLGAAVEVKTKESRNKRRPARKVSMESNKEDSREHQDPINKLNTNSTDQVEVLNHGREISSAKTKVMRNDNHDVGSRNQKQNGSAHNDHVGSSPLKKEITSQAASNSIKEATDLKHIADRLKNAGNNHESIGFYFQAALKFLHGASLLESSGTETATHKSIATSKHIYGSTAKLCKFCAHEYEKDKDMGAAALAYKCMEVAYLRITYSSHGNINRYKSELEASLQVIPSGESPSFASDGENPNKTLAAEKVALSTPVRSSPKVTGNLVLSSGNNSSLSQLLTFSQNVSLAMDASRKAQTAFAVAKGKSSDTRYSSNGVTSIKRALDFSFQDMEKLVHAVRLAMESINR; encoded by the exons atgaTTTCGGTGAGCAGCAGCGATGCTAGAAACGAAATAGGGTTAGGGTTTGGTGGAATTGAGGAAGTAGACATGGAGAtggaagaagatgaggaagaaAGCACACATTCTTATGTCTCTTGCGTTGACCCTGACGTTGCTCTCTCTTATATT GATGAGAAGCTCGAGAACGTGTTAGGACATTTTCAGAAGGATTTTGAAGGTGGTGTTTCTGCTGAAAACTTGG GTTCAAAGTATGGTGGCTATGGTTCGTTTTTGTCTATGTATCAAAGATCTCCGGTTTGTAAGAGTCCACCACAAGTTCAAAACCAAGTG gtGGGTCAATCTAAGTGCTCAGCTTCATCGGCTGCATCTGGTTCCACTTCaaaacctcctcctcctcctcctcctgcctCCGATGTTTTGGCCAAGATGAAAAACTTGGTCAAATCAAGTAGTGATAGCAAACAAAAACCTGTCACCAAAacctctccttctccttcttcttcttctgctgctcCTCCATCGAATCATAAGACATTCAAACTCCGTATCAAAGTTGGTTCAAGTGATCTCTCATTGAAAAACGTTTCAACCTATGATAGTAAACAAGGCCTCAATATGCCACCATCAGAAGTTGAAGGAAGGTTACTGAATGGGGTTCATGATTCGCCGACTAAAATTCTTatg GCTATGGTGTCGTTCCCTTTGCATAAAGATCAGCTTTTGTCACCTCTCTCTGACGATCTTATTCAGTTGGGaaagaaaggaaacatcacGAAAGATGCACAAAAGTGTGTGAAGAAGGAAAAGTTAAAGTATGTGCCACCGTCAAACAGGCTTGATGGAAGTCATATTGGATTCGATACTGAAAAAGAGGCTGATAAAGAGTCATGCGAGGAGCTTGTTTCTAAGACTATGAAGCTTCCTCTTTTGTCCTGTCTATCACCGCCGTCATCTATCCACCGGGCAAAAGAGATTGATAAGATATCGGATTCTTATGTGGAGGGTACATTAAGAGGGATGAACAACACTGACCTAGATGCAACTTCGATGGGTTCAAAGCCTGAACTGAAAGATGATGTTGAGGGTACTGAAAGTGTTAACACAAGAAAAGACGTGGAAGAAGGTGAAGCAGTAAAGCCTTCAGGTATTGAACATGTAGATTACTCTTCTGTGGTAACGGTTGGTAAGAGTGAGACAAGGAGTGAAGAGCAAAGTTTGAAGTCAAAACTTCCTAAAGCACAGAAGTCGCAAAGCAAGAATAGTTTGAAAGGCAAGGATGCTGCTGTGAATATAACTAACACGAATGTACCAGATAAATTGCAAGAAGATATTGGAGGATCAAAagaacaagaacagagtgttCTGGTTCCTAAAGCTAAGAAAGAAAAGCTCTCAGAAGAAAGTGCATTGAAGGAGAGTTTCAACAGTGTTAGAAATGTTGAAGAGGCATGGAAGTGTGAACCAGATTCGAAGCATCCTATCAAGTCAAGTGACTTATATAAAGATGGACACAACAGTAAGCAGAGTGTTAAATCAGAAGTGAAAAATAAGCATTTTGTTGAAG GAGGAATGAAGAATGTGGGAATGGAACCTGAAAGAGAACTTTGTAAGAAACCAAAGACTGGAAAATCAAGATTTTCTGCTGTAGACCAACCTGGATCCAACAAAGCTATGAAGGATATTGGTAAGGCTTCCCCTCACGAAGACAGAAAGAGGAAACGAAAGGAAAACAAAGAAAGTGGAGATTGTATGAGAGAAGCCACAGTAATGGAGTCAAGTGGAGAGAAAGTTAGAAAGCAAAAGAGGCTTAAGGGTTCAAGTTGTGATGTAAAGGAGTTGCCTGAAAGTTGTGATAGGGACAGAGTAGTTACTCAGGGAAATGATAGAGATAGTGTCCAAGAAGCCAAAGGTTCGCTAGCTGACTCACTAGCTCCTTCAGCCTTAGACCCACGTGAGCTTAAATCAGAAAGAATCTCAGAGCAGGATGAACCCAATGATACTGCTGGTGATACGCGGAAAAGATGCCGAGAAGGTGAAGGTTATATCACTATGGATAAACCAGGAACAACAAAGAAGGCTGCAGAAAATTTCAGGGACAGCAAAGAAGGTTATTGCACAGAGAGTGAACCTCAAGAAAAGAATAGAGAAGGGAGGTCATCTGCAGCGTTGAAAGAGAATCACAGGGGTACAGCGAATGAAGTGCAAGATCTTGGCGCTGCTGTTgaagtaaaaacaaaagaaagcaGAAACAAGAGAAGACCTGCTAGAAAAGTGTCTATGGAGAGTAATAAAGAGGACTCAAGGGAACATCAAGATCCTATTAATAAGCTAAATACAAATAGTACAGACCAAGTTGAAGTCTTGAACCACGGCAGGGAGATATCAAGTGCAAAGACAAAGGTAATGAGAAATGATAACCATGATGTTGGTTCAAGAAACCAAAAGCAAAACGGAAGTGCACATAATGATCATGTTGGCTCAAGCCCTTTGAAAAAGGAAATTACGAGTCAGGCTGCATCCAACTCAATCAAAGAGGCTACAGACTTGAAACACATAGCTGATCGTCTTAAG AATGCTGGGAACAATCACGAGAGCATTGGTTTTTACTTTCAGGCAGCGCTTAAGTTTCTTCATGGTGCCTCCCTTTTGGAGTCCTCTGGCACTGAGACTGCCACACATAAGAGCATTGCCACATCCAAGCATATTTATGGCAGCACAGCAAAACTTTGCAA GTTCTGTGCACATGAATATGAGAAAGATAAAGATATGGGGGCTGCTGCTTTGGCTTATAAATGTATGGAAGTGGCCTATCTAAGGATAACGTATTCCTCCCATGGAAACATAAACAGATATAAATCTGAGTTAGAAGCATCTCTGCAAGTGATTCCTTCAG GTGAATCTCCTTCCTTTGCTTCTGATGGTGAAAACCCAAACAAGACATTGGCAGCTGAGAAGGTTGCCTTGTCCACCCCTGTGAGGTCATCCCCTAAAGTAACTGGAAACCTTGTTCTCTCCTCAGGAAACAATTCCTCTCTTTCACAGCTTTTGACTTTT TCGCAAAACGTAAGCCTTGCAATGGATGCATCAAGAAAAGCACAGACCGCGTTTGCAGTTGCTAAAGGAAAATCGTCTGACACCAGATACAGCAGTAATGGCGTAACATCCATCAAAAGGGCTCTTGATTTCAGTTTTCAGGATATGGAGAAGCTGGTGCATGCGGTGAGGCTTGCAATGGAATCCATAAACCGGTGA
- the LOC108862660 gene encoding cysteine-tryptophan domain-containing zinc finger protein 7 isoform X3: MISVSSSDARNEIGLGFGGIEEVDMEMEEDEEESTHSYVSCVDPDVALSYIDEKLENVLGHFQKDFEGGVSAENLGSKYGGYGSFLSMYQRSPVCKSPPQVQNQVVGQSKCSASSAASGSTSKPPPPPPPASDVLAKMKNLVKSSSDSKQKPVTKTSPSPSSSSAAPPSNHKTFKLRIKVGSSDLSLKNVSTYDSKQGLNMPPSEVEGRLLNGVHDSPTKILMAMVSFPLHKDQLLSPLSDDLIQLGKKGNITKDAQKCVKKEKLKYVPPSNRLDGSHIGFDTEKEADKESCEELVSKTMKLPLLSCLSPPSSIHRAKEIDKISDSYVEGTLRGMNNTDLDATSMGSKPELKDDVEGTESVNTRKDVEEGEAVKPSGIEHVDYSSVVTVGKSETRSEEQSLKSKLPKAQKSQSKNSLKGKDAAVNITNTNVPDKLQEDIGGSKEQEQSVLVPKAKKEKLSEESALKESFNSVRNVEEAWKCEPDSKHPIKSSDLYKDGHNSKQSVKSEVKNKHFVEGGMKNVGMEPERELCKKPKTGKSRFSAVDQPGSNKAMKDIGKASPHEDRKRKRKENKESGDCMREATVMESSGEKVRKQKRLKGSSCDVKELPESCDRDRVVTQGNDRDSVQEAKGSLADSLAPSALDPRELKSERISEQDEPNDTAGDTRKRCREGEGYITMDKPGTTKKAAENFRDSKEGYCTESEPQEKNREGRSSAALKENHRGTANEVQDLGAAVEVKTKESRNKRRPARKVSMESNKEDSREHQDPINKLNTNSTDQVEVLNHGREISSAKTKVMRNDNHDVGSRNQKQNGSAHNDHVGSSPLKKEITSQAASNSIKEATDLKHIADRLKNAGNNHESIGFYFQAALKFLHGASLLESSGTETATHKSIATSKHIYGSTAKLCK; this comes from the exons atgaTTTCGGTGAGCAGCAGCGATGCTAGAAACGAAATAGGGTTAGGGTTTGGTGGAATTGAGGAAGTAGACATGGAGAtggaagaagatgaggaagaaAGCACACATTCTTATGTCTCTTGCGTTGACCCTGACGTTGCTCTCTCTTATATT GATGAGAAGCTCGAGAACGTGTTAGGACATTTTCAGAAGGATTTTGAAGGTGGTGTTTCTGCTGAAAACTTGG GTTCAAAGTATGGTGGCTATGGTTCGTTTTTGTCTATGTATCAAAGATCTCCGGTTTGTAAGAGTCCACCACAAGTTCAAAACCAAGTG gtGGGTCAATCTAAGTGCTCAGCTTCATCGGCTGCATCTGGTTCCACTTCaaaacctcctcctcctcctcctcctgcctCCGATGTTTTGGCCAAGATGAAAAACTTGGTCAAATCAAGTAGTGATAGCAAACAAAAACCTGTCACCAAAacctctccttctccttcttcttcttctgctgctcCTCCATCGAATCATAAGACATTCAAACTCCGTATCAAAGTTGGTTCAAGTGATCTCTCATTGAAAAACGTTTCAACCTATGATAGTAAACAAGGCCTCAATATGCCACCATCAGAAGTTGAAGGAAGGTTACTGAATGGGGTTCATGATTCGCCGACTAAAATTCTTatg GCTATGGTGTCGTTCCCTTTGCATAAAGATCAGCTTTTGTCACCTCTCTCTGACGATCTTATTCAGTTGGGaaagaaaggaaacatcacGAAAGATGCACAAAAGTGTGTGAAGAAGGAAAAGTTAAAGTATGTGCCACCGTCAAACAGGCTTGATGGAAGTCATATTGGATTCGATACTGAAAAAGAGGCTGATAAAGAGTCATGCGAGGAGCTTGTTTCTAAGACTATGAAGCTTCCTCTTTTGTCCTGTCTATCACCGCCGTCATCTATCCACCGGGCAAAAGAGATTGATAAGATATCGGATTCTTATGTGGAGGGTACATTAAGAGGGATGAACAACACTGACCTAGATGCAACTTCGATGGGTTCAAAGCCTGAACTGAAAGATGATGTTGAGGGTACTGAAAGTGTTAACACAAGAAAAGACGTGGAAGAAGGTGAAGCAGTAAAGCCTTCAGGTATTGAACATGTAGATTACTCTTCTGTGGTAACGGTTGGTAAGAGTGAGACAAGGAGTGAAGAGCAAAGTTTGAAGTCAAAACTTCCTAAAGCACAGAAGTCGCAAAGCAAGAATAGTTTGAAAGGCAAGGATGCTGCTGTGAATATAACTAACACGAATGTACCAGATAAATTGCAAGAAGATATTGGAGGATCAAAagaacaagaacagagtgttCTGGTTCCTAAAGCTAAGAAAGAAAAGCTCTCAGAAGAAAGTGCATTGAAGGAGAGTTTCAACAGTGTTAGAAATGTTGAAGAGGCATGGAAGTGTGAACCAGATTCGAAGCATCCTATCAAGTCAAGTGACTTATATAAAGATGGACACAACAGTAAGCAGAGTGTTAAATCAGAAGTGAAAAATAAGCATTTTGTTGAAG GAGGAATGAAGAATGTGGGAATGGAACCTGAAAGAGAACTTTGTAAGAAACCAAAGACTGGAAAATCAAGATTTTCTGCTGTAGACCAACCTGGATCCAACAAAGCTATGAAGGATATTGGTAAGGCTTCCCCTCACGAAGACAGAAAGAGGAAACGAAAGGAAAACAAAGAAAGTGGAGATTGTATGAGAGAAGCCACAGTAATGGAGTCAAGTGGAGAGAAAGTTAGAAAGCAAAAGAGGCTTAAGGGTTCAAGTTGTGATGTAAAGGAGTTGCCTGAAAGTTGTGATAGGGACAGAGTAGTTACTCAGGGAAATGATAGAGATAGTGTCCAAGAAGCCAAAGGTTCGCTAGCTGACTCACTAGCTCCTTCAGCCTTAGACCCACGTGAGCTTAAATCAGAAAGAATCTCAGAGCAGGATGAACCCAATGATACTGCTGGTGATACGCGGAAAAGATGCCGAGAAGGTGAAGGTTATATCACTATGGATAAACCAGGAACAACAAAGAAGGCTGCAGAAAATTTCAGGGACAGCAAAGAAGGTTATTGCACAGAGAGTGAACCTCAAGAAAAGAATAGAGAAGGGAGGTCATCTGCAGCGTTGAAAGAGAATCACAGGGGTACAGCGAATGAAGTGCAAGATCTTGGCGCTGCTGTTgaagtaaaaacaaaagaaagcaGAAACAAGAGAAGACCTGCTAGAAAAGTGTCTATGGAGAGTAATAAAGAGGACTCAAGGGAACATCAAGATCCTATTAATAAGCTAAATACAAATAGTACAGACCAAGTTGAAGTCTTGAACCACGGCAGGGAGATATCAAGTGCAAAGACAAAGGTAATGAGAAATGATAACCATGATGTTGGTTCAAGAAACCAAAAGCAAAACGGAAGTGCACATAATGATCATGTTGGCTCAAGCCCTTTGAAAAAGGAAATTACGAGTCAGGCTGCATCCAACTCAATCAAAGAGGCTACAGACTTGAAACACATAGCTGATCGTCTTAAG AATGCTGGGAACAATCACGAGAGCATTGGTTTTTACTTTCAGGCAGCGCTTAAGTTTCTTCATGGTGCCTCCCTTTTGGAGTCCTCTGGCACTGAGACTGCCACACATAAGAGCATTGCCACATCCAAGCATATTTATGGCAGCACAGCAAAACTTTGCAAGTAA